The Pieris napi chromosome 9, ilPieNapi1.2, whole genome shotgun sequence genomic sequence TGTCTATAACAATATATAACGAAGAAATGTGGCTGCctcatacattattaaataatatataaacgtttaataaatatatgttaaagatttacatataaatattgaatttttttttcagtattACAAACAGCGGTAACTACCCGACACGCTCCTGGCTGGAACGAATTGTAATCGCCGGAATCAAATCTCCGCCTAAATCCGCAAAACTCATCCAAGATGGTAAATCCACTGCCCTTCAAATGACAATCCATCGCGGTAACGATGTGCTCGTGGTACGCAAACCGGCCGCACTCATGGCCAAAGCTTGGGAAATACAATTCTCATATTAagaaatagtttaattttcaacccctAAATGGAGTCATAGACAAATACTATATCACGTGACCACAAACTAGCGATTATGGTCCCCAAAAATAGCTTACGCCTGTCAATCACAAAATTGGTAATAATGCTCGCAGATAGCTCACGAATGGTCACGTGATCAATTACAAACTGCCGATGTACGCAAAGATATTTGTCTAAGGCCCCAGGTTTGTCCCTAATAGATCAAGATTTTTAGGCGGATCATAGATTGAAAGACAAGTCTTTAAATCCAATAGACACTAGTTTAATTTTACCAAATCACTGAACcttaatcttataaaaaatatataagataatttTTCTACCATCATGCTCTTAGGGTGAAATTCGGTTCGTTTAGTGCTTATTATTACTACgtcaatacgtttttgacatacgagagtcatacttagcgctaaACAACTTAATCTTACCCTTATACTGAAgggtgtataaaaataaagcataATGAAGGCATAGTTACTGTCAAACCCGGATGGCACGATAGTATATTATCTCTCTCTAACATCACCTAAATGAAAAAGAGGACAGCATCTAAACAAATGAGTAGACAATATatcattatttgttttaagtaatttcAGGTCTTAACTGTAATCTGTAgcaattaatacatttttttataattcagtaAATTTTAACTGTAAGAAAAACATGCTTGTAGGCTTTGTTTTCGTCCCCAAACCATAGACGAAAGTCAATCCACAGATATAGCTAACTGCTTATTTGTCCCTTTGTCAAATTGTGAGCAAGCTTTGACGTAGACAAAAGAGTTTAGTTAAAAAGAGtattcatttagttttatttaggtaTATGCAATGCTTTTTTTCTGTCGCTACACATGAAACGCCAAATAAAGACAAGCTGAAGTCAGCCCTTGTATGAATTAACTACGGTGTATCGAAAACCTTGAAACGATTTAGATAATTATGAACCTTCGCTCTTAGTGTCGTTCGTTTATCAACCTTAGGTTAAACACATGAGGTTCAAATTTCTTCTAAATATTTCGAGGATTTCAAACGACCTAGTACAATATTGTATCATTCATTTTAATGTGAAGTAATTTGTACTTGACAGTACAGTCAAATGAACAAATTGTATTATGaggtatttgtttaaaaatgtaaacttTAAAACCAGTTTTAAACGAATACCTCATTAAAATTATGGAATGTATCTTGtgataataaaaagaattttaaaattttcctgttttatttttttacttagaatTTATAACATATACTTAGGTTGTCTCTCACATTAAcgatttaagtaaaataaattactgttACTAATTCTATTTGTATGAAGCTAAATGGATTATGGCAATCTAATAGTTTTTATGgagttataaacaaaaaaaaatcgaattcACGAGGACTAAATGTGAAATATTTGGGAAAGGTAGCGTTCAAGTtaattacgtaacgaattttggaggGGGGTGTccatttgtaaaacgttacgatgcgtggcgtggattgaattgctcgttattgttaatattattttcgactttccagtacttaaGTTACTAAGGTAAGttttaggtataaaaagtCACTAGGTGGTTACGAAACGTTTACCATACCTGGGTATAGAAAAACGCGCggctccaaaaattgcgtgacgtaatacttcaACGCTcccaaaagaaaaaaataatttctcaaatgattatttttagtagCTCTATGGCCAATTGAAACTTAAGGTTAGATTAAAATAAAGGCTACATCAAttgtgaataattttatattttgtacacaTACAAACAATGTATAAGCCAATTTCATATTGCTACATAAAAGGCAACTCATTCATTAAGACTAGCTTCtcttttcttaataactataaatattaaaaataaaacaaaacatattaacaacatacatataaacctccttattcataaattaattatcaaaagTACTCGTCTGTCAATCAATTCATCTACAAATACAATGTGTCAGAATGAAACGAAATAGTACTTAAGTGAAAAGtgcaaatagattttttttatgaataagtagGTATAAACTTAGTGTTTGTtacctacaaaataatttgtCTAGAACCGTcacattttaagtaaatagtttgatgatttatatatatgtataatagatAAATTATGGGTTATGTAGACACTGCCAGCGTGCAACAAGAATAAGGCTGATTTTGGTATCACCTTGAGGATCAAGAGGCCCATTGCTGAGCCAggatttcattttaattgtaatatcaAGTCCTTTCTCACTACTGAATTCCTACAGGACTGACTTCTTCACTGTGTGCTGCTGTCTGTGCAGTAAAATCAGCCCTAATAGTGCACACcattaaacaattatacatGATGTGTGATGTGAGGATGTGTGAAATCAAATTAAAGGCAGTGGCTTTAGGACAAAGTTCTAAACTTATCTATCTAGTAAGGATGTGATACCAATGAggtaatttgattaattttcatatcattttctatattttgtattgtagCTGCACAATCAAGGCACAAAATTATTCAGAGTGTTCCGTGGACTCTTCATTTCGtgctacttaaaaaatattctagtaGGCGTATCATCGTTAGGGAACTCAATGAACGGATGCGTTTCTTTATGTTTCAACATTACCtttgtatttgtaaatttttcacCGCAAATATCACAAACGATGCCGTCGTCGTTTGACGAATCAGATTCATCGTCGTTCTTCTTGCTCTCGGCCATCGCCCGCCCCGACAGGAGATATTCTTTCATGTTTCCGTGCTTTTCGGACATTTTATGCAACCGCAACCTATTCTCTGAAGTGCACTGGTACTCGCAAATAAAACAgacatatttcatatcaccGGTATGTAATTCGGCATGAATCTTTCGTTTTTCCGGTGTGGCGAAGCGAAAATCGCAGAATTTGCAGGGATACTTTCTATCCGGCGAGTGTAATCGCATATGTGAAGCCAAAGCGGCTTCGTCTCTGCAAATCTTCCTGCATTCAACACAAATGACTCCATCTATAGTCTCTGGCTCTTCGGTACTGCCCGTATTATGGTGTATTCGTCTGTGAGAAGTCAGACCTTTTTGGCTAACAAAAACACGGCGGCAATCGTCACATTGGAATCTAATTTCCGCATTTAAATCGGGACTATGCATTTCTACTTGATGCTTCGCCAACTTATCGGCCTCGTGAAACTGAACTTCACATTCCTCACACTTCCACGCCATGACCAACTTCGAAAATGCTTCCAAAACATCTAACACCGATTGTCCTTCAACCTCTGGATGATCGGTTTTCGTATGTTGCGCGAAATCGATTATTTTCGGGAATGTTTCATTGCATTTAGGGCAAATGTAAGGTTCTTTATGGTCTTCCATTACGTGGCTTTTCAATCCTGTCAGCTCCGAGTAACTTTGTTCACACATAAAACATCTTAACTTTTGGTTACCATTCATCACTTCTGATATAACTTTATATTCCATGAGTTGAACTTTTTGATGTATCcgtaaatgtttgaacagGTCCTTTCGCGTGTGATAGTCTGTTGGGCAGAATTTACATGGAAACCGTTTACGATGTAGTCTCCTTCTGTGCGAAGCCAGTTCTTCTTTATCATGGAACTGCTTGGAACACGATATACAAGAATAGAATGATCGCGCTTCATCGTCTATATCATGAGATCGAAAACACGTTTCCATTCTACTTCGGCGTTGAAATACTTGTCCGCAAGTACATTCATATCCTTCTTTCTTTGATTCTATATTGATGTCAACTATTTTGGTGTCAGTATCGTCCGCTTGAAGAGTCTTCTGTTCTTCTAATGTTGTTAGATTCATTCTCCGTTTGTCTACTCTTTCCTGACGCgctttcattttattaatgttttttaaatttatgacttttttcaaagatttctttttctttccATGGCCTTCTGAGTTTTTAATTCTTGTTATTATTCGCATTTTCTTGCCGCGTTCgtaattttcaattgtttggTGAACTTGTAAATGCTTTTTTAGAGCATATGGCCGATCATATGCTTTATCACATTTTTCacatgtataaattttttctgaattcactttttgtttttttgccTTAAGAAGTCCATATGCTTCTTGCTCTAAGGAGAGGATGTTTCCAGTAATggaatttaattgaaaaggCTCTGAATAATCGATGTCATCATTTTCATATGATGTTGGTAAAATTTCTTCAGGATTACCCAATTTATTGTAGGAATCTTCTGGCATGACTGGATGAATTTCCATTACAAGAGTTTTTGTAGTTTCTGCCTGTATAATGCCTACATGCGGGTTTGTTATAGTTGAAGTTGTGCTGATGAGTTTGTTTGA encodes the following:
- the LOC125052350 gene encoding zinc finger protein 665-like — protein: MSDSREDDFAEDLQPNIEMEIKKEINIQIKLEEDVDEANDNPFQNIQVEVKEEMPSEQDLHKSNKDLEIEGQERDVEVKEESEDIVSYDFPNFDDSMDSEEATALGNVETCLQEDMKEECYHQFENPDNYSDSIKEEPDVPVTETHLISNKLISTTSTITNPHVGIIQAETTKTLVMEIHPVMPEDSYNKLGNPEEILPTSYENDDIDYSEPFQLNSITGNILSLEQEAYGLLKAKKQKVNSEKIYTCEKCDKAYDRPYALKKHLQVHQTIENYERGKKMRIITRIKNSEGHGKKKKSLKKVINLKNINKMKARQERVDKRRMNLTTLEEQKTLQADDTDTKIVDINIESKKEGYECTCGQVFQRRSRMETCFRSHDIDDEARSFYSCISCSKQFHDKEELASHRRRLHRKRFPCKFCPTDYHTRKDLFKHLRIHQKVQLMEYKVISEVMNGNQKLRCFMCEQSYSELTGLKSHVMEDHKEPYICPKCNETFPKIIDFAQHTKTDHPEVEGQSVLDVLEAFSKLVMAWKCEECEVQFHEADKLAKHQVEMHSPDLNAEIRFQCDDCRRVFVSQKGLTSHRRIHHNTGSTEEPETIDGVICVECRKICRDEAALASHMRLHSPDRKYPCKFCDFRFATPEKRKIHAELHTGDMKYVCFICEYQCTSENRLRLHKMSEKHGNMKEYLLSGRAMAESKKNDDESDSSNDDGIVCDICGEKFTNTKVMLKHKETHPFIEFPNDDTPTRIFFK